The sequence CTTCTTCGAGACCGAGGACGCAACCTTGGCCCCCAGGGCCTCAGCCTGGGCCTTGGCCTCGTCGCGGGTCAGCTTCTCCAGGGCGCCGGTGAACACCACCGTCTTGCCGGCCACCGCCGTGTCGGTCTTGGGCTTTTCCGCGTCCAGCACCTGAAGCTGGGCCACCAGGTTCTGCACGATGCGGCGATTGTGGTCCTCGGCGAAATAGGCCGCCGCCGCCTCGATCACCGCGCCGCCGACCTGATCCAGGGCGTCCAGCTCGGCGATCGCCTCGGGATCGCGATCGGCGACCTTGTCCATGGCGGCCAGGAAGGCGTCGACGGTTAGATAGCCGCGGCTGAGCACGACGGCGGTGGTCTCGCCGATGTGGCGGATGCCCAGGCCATAGATGAACCGGTCCAGCCCGATCCGCCGCCGCGCCTCGATGGCGGCGAACAGGTTCTTCACACTGGTCTCGCCGAAACCCTCCCGGTCCTTCAGCTTCTTCAGCGAGGCGGCGTCACGCGCCTCCAGGGTGAAGATATCGGCCGGCTCCCTGATCAGGCCTTCGTCGAAAAACGCCTGCAGCTGCTTGTCGCCCAGGCCCTCGATGTCGAAGGCGCGGCGGGAGACGAAGTGCTTCAGGTGCTCGACCCGCTGGAACGGACAGGCGAACTCGCCGGTGCAGCGACGCACCACCGTCTCGGCCCCGCCGCTGGTGGTCTCGCGCGCCAGCGGGGTGTGCAGCGGGCACGGGCAATGGGTCGGGAATTCGTAGGGGACGGCGCCCTCGGGACGCTCATCGAGCACCACGCTGACGATCTGCGGGATTACATCGCCGGCGCGCTGCACGATCACCGTGTCGCCGACGTGCAGGTCCTTGCGCGCGATCTCGTCCGCGTTGTGCAGGGTGGCGTTCTCCACCACCACCCCGCCCACGGTCACCGGCTGCAGGCGCGCCACCGGCGTCACCGCGCCGGTGCGGCCGACCTGGATGTCGATGGCCTCGAGGATGGTGCGCGCCTGCTGGGCGGGGAACTTGCGGGCGATCGCCCAGCGCGGGCTGCGCGAAACGAAGCCCAGCCGGCTCTGCCAGTCCAGTCGGTCGACCTTGTAGACCACCCCGTCGATATCGAAGTCCAGCTTGGGCCGCTCGACCTCCATCGCCGCATAGGCGGCCAGCAGGCCCTCGGCGTTCTCCACCCGCCGCGCCTGTGGCGTCACATGGAAACCCCATGACCTCAAAGCCTCCAGCGCGCCCCATTGGGTGTCGCTGAACGGCGCGCTGATCAGCCCCCAGGCATAGGCGAAGAAGCGCAGGGGCCGCTGGGCGGTGATATTGGCGTCGATCTGGCGCAGCGAACCAGCGGCGGCGTTTCTCGGGTTGGCGTAGGTCTTGGTTCCCGCCGCCTCCGCCGCGGCGTTCAGCGCGGCGAACTCGGCATGGCCCAGATAGACCTCGCCGCGAACCTCGATCACCTCGGGCCAGCCCTTGCCGGCCAGGCGCTGCGGGATCTCGCGGATAGTGCGCAGGTTCTCGGTCACGTCCTCGCCCACGCGTCCGTCACCGCGGGTCCCGCCGCGCACCAGCACCCCGTTCTCATAGCGCAGGGAGGCCGACAGCCCGTCGATCTTGGGCTCGGCGGTATAGAACACCGGCTCTTCGCCCAGGCGCAGGAAACGGCGCACCCGCGCGTCGAACTCGATCGCCTCGTCGTTGGAGAAGGCGTTGTCCAGCGACAACATGGGCACGCCATGCTCGACGGGGGAGAACTTCTCCGCCCGCGCCGCGCCCACCCGCAGAGAGGGGGAATTGTCGCGCACCAGATGCGGAAACCGCCCCTCGATGTCGGCGTTGCGCCGCTTCATCGCGTCGTAGTCCGCATCCGAGATGGCGGGCGCGTCCTCCTGGAAATAGCGGAGGTCGTGACCGGCCAGCTCGTCGGCCAGGCGGGCGAGCTCGTCGGCCGCCTCGGCCTCGTCCAGGGCCTCGACCTGCTTCAAATCAGGCATGCATCAAGGCTCTCGCGGCGGCCCGGGCGGCCTCGGTGATCTCGGCGCCCGACAACATGCGGGCGATTTCTTCCTCGCGGGCGGCGGGCGACAGGGTCTCGACCGCCGTGCGCAGCCTGTCCCCCTCCCCAGCCTTGGCCACCCGCCAATGGGCGTCGGCGCGGGCGGCCACCTGAGGCGAATGGGTCACCACCAGCACCTGGGCGTCCCCCGCCAGCCGCTTGAGCCTCAGGCCCACCGCATCGGCCACGGCCCCGCCGACCCCCTGGTCGACCTCGTCGAAGATCATCAGGGGCTGGACCTGGTCCTCGCGCCCGGCCAGGGCCGCCTTCAGCGCCAGGGCGAAACGGGCCAGCTCGCCGCCCGAGGCGATGGCGCCCAGGCCGCCGAACGGCGAGCCGGGATTGGTCGAGACCTCGAACTCCACCCGATCAGCCCCGGCCGGCCCGGCGCGGTCTTCACCCAGGGGCTCCACGGCCACGCGGAAACGCGCCTTGTCAAGTTTCAGGGGCGCCAGTTCCCCCATCACCGCCGCCGCCAGCCGCTCGCCGGCGGCCTTGCGCGCTGTGCTCAGGGCCTCGGCCGCAGCCAGATAAGCCTTGCGCGCGGCCGCCGCCTCGGTTTCCGCGGCTTTCAGGGCGTCGTGCGAGTGCTCGCTGGCGCGCAGGGCCTCGGCGAAGCGCGCCCGCTCGTCCGGCAGGGCCTCGACGGCCACGTTCAGCTTGCGGGCCATGGCGCGCAGGGCGAACAGCCGCTCCTCGGCCTTTTCCAGCTGGTCGGGCTCGAAGTCGAAGGCGTCGGCGGCGGCGTCGATCGCGGCCAGGGCCTCGTCGGCCTCGATCAGGGTGCGATCCAGCGCGGCGGCGGCCTCGGTGATGCGCTTGACCGCCTCGTTCTCGGCGCTGGCGCCCGACTGTGCGGTGCGCTCGCGCGCCCGCTCCAGCGCTCGGCAGGCCTGGGCCAGGCGCGAGGACAGGTTGTCACCCAGGGCCTCGCGCGCGGCGGCGATATCGGCCAGCGCCTTCTCGGCGGCGCCCAGCAGCGCCCTCTGCCCGGCCAGCTCGGCCTCTTCCCCGGCCTTGGGATCCAGCCGGTCCAGCTCGCCAAGGCGCAGGGTCATCTCCTCGATGTCCGCCGCCGAACGCGCCGCAGCGTCACGCAGCGCCTCCAGCTGCTCCCGCGCCGCCCGCCAGCCGCTCCAGGCTCCGGCGCAAGCCACGGCCTCGCCCTTCAGCCCGCCGAAGGCGTCCAGCAGCGGCCGGTGGGTGCGCGCGTCCAACAGGCCCACCGTCTCGTGCTGGCCGTGCACTTCAAGCAGCATGGCGCCCAGGTCGCGCAGCACGCCCACGCTGGTCGCCTGGTCGTTGACGAAGGCCCGCGAGCGGCCGTCGGCGGACAGCTGGCGCCGCAGCACCAGGTCCTCGTCCGGCGCGCCACCCAAGCCCTTCTCTTCGAGATAAGCCCAGACAGGATGGTCGGCCGTGAGGGCGAAAATCGCCGTCGCCTGGGCCTGGGCCGCGCCGCGGCGCACCAGGCCCGCCTCGGCCCGCGCTCCGGTCGCGAGGCCGAGCGCATCCAGCATGATCGACTTGCCGGCCCCGGTCTCCCCGGTCAGGGCGGTCAGCCCCGGCCCGATCGACAGATCCAGGCTCTCGATCAGCACCACGTCACGAATGGCCAGCCCAATCAGCATGGGCGGAAGATCGCCGGGAATCTCGGCGGGCTCAACAGCTGGATTGCGTCGAGGCGCTTAAGCCTTCGGCTGCGCCGCCGGCTGGGCCGGGGCCGCAGGCGCCGTATCGTCCTTAGGCGGCGCCGGCGTCTGGTCCTTGTGGAAGGTCAGGACGTTCACCGCCTTGTGGAAGAAGCCGTGCGGCTTGGTGTTGGTCGGCTCGGGCGTGTCCGGATGCAGGCCCTTGCTCTGCATCAGCTTGTAGGCGTCGGCGTACCACTGGTCGCCCGGGAAGTTGTAGCCGAGCACCGCCGCATTGCGCTTGGCCTCGTCCACCGCGCCCAGGGTCAGGTAGGCCTC is a genomic window of Phenylobacterium montanum containing:
- the ligA gene encoding NAD-dependent DNA ligase LigA, which produces MKQVEALDEAEAADELARLADELAGHDLRYFQEDAPAISDADYDAMKRRNADIEGRFPHLVRDNSPSLRVGAARAEKFSPVEHGVPMLSLDNAFSNDEAIEFDARVRRFLRLGEEPVFYTAEPKIDGLSASLRYENGVLVRGGTRGDGRVGEDVTENLRTIREIPQRLAGKGWPEVIEVRGEVYLGHAEFAALNAAAEAAGTKTYANPRNAAAGSLRQIDANITAQRPLRFFAYAWGLISAPFSDTQWGALEALRSWGFHVTPQARRVENAEGLLAAYAAMEVERPKLDFDIDGVVYKVDRLDWQSRLGFVSRSPRWAIARKFPAQQARTILEAIDIQVGRTGAVTPVARLQPVTVGGVVVENATLHNADEIARKDLHVGDTVIVQRAGDVIPQIVSVVLDERPEGAVPYEFPTHCPCPLHTPLARETTSGGAETVVRRCTGEFACPFQRVEHLKHFVSRRAFDIEGLGDKQLQAFFDEGLIREPADIFTLEARDAASLKKLKDREGFGETSVKNLFAAIEARRRIGLDRFIYGLGIRHIGETTAVVLSRGYLTVDAFLAAMDKVADRDPEAIAELDALDQVGGAVIEAAAAYFAEDHNRRIVQNLVAQLQVLDAEKPKTDTAVAGKTVVFTGALEKLTRDEAKAQAEALGAKVASSVSKKTDLVVAGPGAGSKLKTAAELGIQVLTEDEWLALIG
- the recN gene encoding DNA repair protein RecN, with the protein product MLIGLAIRDVVLIESLDLSIGPGLTALTGETGAGKSIMLDALGLATGARAEAGLVRRGAAQAQATAIFALTADHPVWAYLEEKGLGGAPDEDLVLRRQLSADGRSRAFVNDQATSVGVLRDLGAMLLEVHGQHETVGLLDARTHRPLLDAFGGLKGEAVACAGAWSGWRAAREQLEALRDAAARSAADIEEMTLRLGELDRLDPKAGEEAELAGQRALLGAAEKALADIAAAREALGDNLSSRLAQACRALERARERTAQSGASAENEAVKRITEAAAALDRTLIEADEALAAIDAAADAFDFEPDQLEKAEERLFALRAMARKLNVAVEALPDERARFAEALRASEHSHDALKAAETEAAAARKAYLAAAEALSTARKAAGERLAAAVMGELAPLKLDKARFRVAVEPLGEDRAGPAGADRVEFEVSTNPGSPFGGLGAIASGGELARFALALKAALAGREDQVQPLMIFDEVDQGVGGAVADAVGLRLKRLAGDAQVLVVTHSPQVAARADAHWRVAKAGEGDRLRTAVETLSPAAREEEIARMLSGAEITEAARAAARALMHA